A single region of the Nitrospinota bacterium genome encodes:
- a CDS encoding aspartate aminotransferase family protein, producing the protein MKSEEIFALYDRFVAPNYGRTRVALVEGKGCKVKDSEGNLYLDLITGIGVNILGHSPSVVEKALAKQAKKLLHTSNLFYTIPQGKLAEKLSKIAFPGQALFVNSGAEAVESALKLARKYHHDKGTGRHEIIAMENSFHGRTYGALSATGQKKYHKGFAPLLPGFKHVPYGNISEVEKAISPETAAIIVEPLQGEGGVNIPPDGFLSALRKLCDEQGLLLIFDEVQCGMGRTGKWFAWQNEGAEPDIMTLAKGLAGGFPIGVMMAKKEIMATFGPGTHASTFGGGPLACVSALAVIESIEKKGLLKNVQKVSKETLKELEKLKKEFKDVKEIRIKGLMMGIELDIPPGKGAEIIADCMKEGLIINCIQEKVIRFLPPLNVTSAEMRKGIGILRKVLCRKIS; encoded by the coding sequence ATGAAAAGCGAAGAAATATTTGCCCTATACGACAGGTTCGTAGCCCCGAACTACGGGCGGACACGGGTCGCGCTCGTCGAAGGGAAAGGATGCAAGGTAAAGGACAGCGAGGGGAACCTCTACCTCGACCTGATAACCGGCATAGGGGTGAACATCCTCGGCCATTCCCCTTCGGTAGTGGAAAAGGCGCTGGCGAAGCAGGCTAAAAAGCTTCTCCACACTTCAAACCTCTTTTACACGATCCCCCAGGGGAAACTTGCCGAGAAGCTGAGCAAGATCGCCTTTCCGGGGCAAGCTCTATTCGTAAATTCGGGCGCGGAGGCGGTGGAGTCGGCCTTGAAACTAGCCCGGAAATACCACCACGACAAGGGAACTGGACGGCATGAGATCATCGCGATGGAGAACTCGTTCCACGGAAGGACGTACGGAGCGCTTTCGGCAACCGGCCAGAAAAAATACCACAAGGGATTCGCCCCGCTGTTGCCGGGATTCAAGCATGTCCCTTATGGGAATATCTCAGAAGTTGAGAAAGCGATCTCCCCCGAGACCGCCGCGATAATAGTGGAACCGCTACAGGGAGAGGGTGGAGTAAATATCCCGCCTGACGGATTCCTTTCGGCTTTGCGAAAGCTATGCGACGAACAGGGCCTTCTCCTTATTTTCGACGAGGTGCAGTGCGGAATGGGACGAACCGGTAAATGGTTCGCATGGCAGAATGAGGGGGCCGAGCCGGACATAATGACCCTCGCCAAAGGGCTTGCCGGAGGATTCCCCATCGGTGTGATGATGGCAAAGAAAGAGATCATGGCCACCTTCGGGCCGGGAACGCACGCTTCCACATTCGGCGGCGGTCCACTGGCATGTGTGTCCGCGCTCGCTGTGATAGAGTCCATAGAGAAAAAAGGGCTCCTTAAAAATGTTCAGAAAGTTTCGAAAGAGACCCTCAAGGAGCTTGAAAAGCTCAAAAAGGAATTCAAGGATGTAAAGGAGATCCGGATCAAAGGCTTGATGATGGGGATAGAGCTTGATATCCCCCCCGGCAAAGGGGCCGAGATCATCGCAGACTGCATGAAAGAGGGGCTGATAATAAACTGCATACAGGAAAAGGTTATCCGTTTCCTCCCCCCTCTCAATGTCACCTCCGCCGAAATGCGGAAAGGGATAGGGATACTGAGGAAAGTGCTATGCCGAAAGATTTCCTGA
- the nadC gene encoding carboxylating nicotinate-nucleotide diphosphorylase — MSPSFLAKVRGDIKSAVIEDCPDADITSEGSVRRDAMSKGIVVAKEGMTLAGIDIFCEVMRIIDRKTEITRHFNDGQKVSAGKKIISISGRSRSILKGERVALNYMQRMCGIATVTARFVHEARGTKAKILDTRKTTPNMRALEKYAVRCGGGVNHRFSLSDVPLIKENHIAAAGGIMNAVRGIKRKNRTKVILEVTNKREVIEGMEAGAEILLLDNMTPAQVKEMVRIIGRKALVEVSGGVNLKNVRSYAKAGVDRISVGAITHSAPSADLSLLFI, encoded by the coding sequence ATGTCTCCATCTTTTCTCGCAAAGGTAAGGGGAGATATCAAAAGCGCTGTCATTGAGGATTGCCCGGACGCGGATATCACATCGGAAGGTTCCGTCAGGAGGGATGCCATGTCGAAGGGTATCGTCGTGGCGAAGGAGGGGATGACGCTCGCGGGGATAGATATCTTTTGCGAGGTGATGAGGATCATCGACCGGAAAACGGAGATAACGCGGCATTTTAATGACGGGCAGAAAGTCTCCGCCGGGAAAAAGATAATCTCCATTTCGGGGAGGAGCCGTTCCATCCTCAAGGGGGAGCGCGTGGCACTGAACTACATGCAGAGGATGTGCGGTATCGCAACGGTGACCGCGCGGTTTGTCCATGAAGCAAGAGGGACGAAAGCAAAGATCCTCGACACGAGAAAAACCACGCCGAACATGCGCGCACTGGAGAAGTACGCCGTCCGATGCGGAGGGGGGGTGAACCACCGTTTTTCACTTTCGGATGTGCCGCTGATAAAGGAGAACCATATCGCCGCCGCCGGCGGGATAATGAACGCGGTAAGAGGTATCAAAAGGAAAAACCGGACGAAGGTTATCCTGGAAGTCACAAATAAAAGAGAGGTGATCGAGGGGATGGAGGCCGGAGCCGAGATACTCCTTCTGGACAACATGACCCCGGCGCAGGTGAAGGAGATGGTAAGGATAATAGGAAGGAAAGCGCTCGTGGAGGTATCGGGCGGCGTCAATCTGAAAAACGTGAGGAGCTACGCAAAGGCGGGGGTCGATAGGATATCGGTCGGCGCGATAACGCACTCCGCTCCGTCAGCCGATCTCTCGCTGCTTTTCATCTGA
- a CDS encoding N-acetyltransferase, translated as MIRDAVIKDANAIQQLIRVRADEGAMLPRSINDIYEQLRDFIVFEEDGKIIGAAATHIVWEDIAEIRSLAVNKDAEGKGVAKSLVNKSLETAKSLGVKKVFVLTYVPEFFKKRGFKDVDKHDLPHKIWSDCIRCHKFPDCDEFALAIEL; from the coding sequence ATGATTAGAGACGCAGTAATAAAAGACGCAAACGCGATTCAACAGTTGATCAGGGTCCGGGCGGATGAAGGGGCGATGCTCCCCCGTTCGATAAACGACATTTATGAACAGTTAAGAGACTTCATCGTATTCGAGGAAGACGGGAAGATCATCGGCGCGGCGGCGACCCATATCGTATGGGAGGATATAGCCGAGATACGATCCCTTGCCGTGAACAAGGACGCTGAAGGGAAAGGTGTTGCCAAGAGCCTTGTGAACAAAAGCCTCGAGACGGCAAAAAGCCTGGGGGTGAAGAAGGTTTTCGTACTGACCTACGTCCCTGAATTTTTCAAGAAGCGGGGATTCAAGGATGTCGACAAGCACGACCTCCCGCATAAGATATGGAGCGACTGCATACGATGCCACAAATTCCCCGACTGCGACGAGTTCGCGCTGGCAATAGAGCTGTAG
- the argF gene encoding ornithine carbamoyltransferase, with product MPKDFLTIESCSTASVRKLLENTLVMKKDRYGDTSLAGKTIAIIFSKSSTRTRMGFEIGMQQLGGYASFLSHRDIQLGRGETLADTAKVMSRYVDGLVVRTFAHSEIEELAREATIPVINALTDDYHPCQAIADFTTILEKKGKLEGIKLAYIGDSNNVANSLIIAGAKLGVDINIASPDGYKPDKKLVARAETINKTSGGKLMITSRPAEAADGADVIYTDVWASMGQEEESEKRKAAFSGFTVDDKLLAKGKPDCIVMHCLPAHRGEEISASVIDGPNSVVWDQAENKLHAQKAVLKMVLLGDLHG from the coding sequence ATGCCGAAAGATTTCCTGACTATCGAAAGCTGTTCCACCGCGTCAGTTAGGAAACTGCTGGAAAATACGCTGGTAATGAAAAAAGACCGGTACGGCGACACGTCGCTGGCCGGAAAAACCATAGCGATAATATTCAGCAAGAGCTCTACCCGCACAAGGATGGGTTTCGAAATAGGGATGCAACAGCTGGGTGGATACGCCTCCTTCCTGAGCCATAGGGATATTCAGCTGGGACGAGGCGAAACCCTCGCCGATACCGCCAAGGTGATGTCGCGGTATGTCGACGGGCTGGTTGTGCGCACGTTTGCCCATTCGGAGATAGAGGAACTCGCCAGGGAAGCGACCATCCCGGTGATAAACGCCCTTACCGATGACTATCACCCCTGTCAGGCGATTGCCGATTTTACTACGATCCTTGAGAAAAAGGGAAAACTTGAAGGGATCAAGCTCGCCTACATAGGGGACAGCAACAACGTCGCGAATTCGCTGATCATCGCTGGGGCCAAACTCGGGGTCGATATTAACATCGCCTCCCCGGATGGCTATAAGCCCGATAAGAAGCTAGTGGCTAGAGCGGAAACCATAAACAAAACAAGCGGCGGTAAATTGATGATCACCTCGAGACCTGCTGAAGCGGCGGACGGCGCCGACGTCATATACACAGATGTATGGGCGAGCATGGGGCAGGAAGAGGAGTCGGAAAAGAGAAAAGCCGCGTTTAGCGGATTCACAGTGGATGACAAACTCCTTGCGAAGGGGAAACCGGACTGCATTGTCATGCACTGCCTCCCCGCTCACAGAGGAGAGGAGATATCCGCTTCCGTTATCGATGGGCCGAATTCCGTCGTCTGGGATCAGGCTGAAAACAAACTGCACGCTCAAAAAGCTGTATTAAAAATGGTTCTATTGGGAGATTTACATGGCTGA
- a CDS encoding DUF115 domain-containing protein produces the protein MNFLNKNLEIIDKRHSRVSAPLRNLPAPPKPEKTKHGEVTVAINGLLLAGKVDPKREGDKFANSLSLDGKDNLLVYGFGLGYHLESVVSTRPELKRIVAIEASRDILSAALNHRDLSTLLSDSRFELVTAESEQELTKSIIEAIKDGGENWEVAIHLPSFRCIPEGFDRVKDIFDSLLGEKRFKARFSGVERENIKANLEAIASSPGASSIFGALKGYPAILVGAGPSLDRNLSFLDKVQNSSFILAVDTAAEALRENGIGYDAVISVDPQVISFSHFAGARGGAPLFFSPTTHPQVVERFKNSRMLLLKKGHTIFQPAETLLEERGVVDAGGSVSCFALDLLAKSGADPIGFVGQDFGFPKGAPYNRSTFSDMDSTNPGSMMDGSCYDSITLQHDRLETEFYSGEKGFTHPHLNGYRKTFEEIIARYPERSFISINSSGAVIAGCRNIVSWGETVKLFKGAGKPKPPLNVPPEKENRALMKKLEQLLFA, from the coding sequence ATGAACTTTCTTAACAAGAATCTTGAGATAATCGACAAGCGCCACAGCCGCGTTTCGGCTCCACTGCGCAACCTCCCCGCGCCTCCGAAACCTGAAAAGACAAAACATGGCGAAGTAACAGTAGCTATCAACGGCCTTCTTCTCGCCGGAAAGGTCGACCCGAAAAGAGAAGGGGATAAATTCGCAAACTCTCTCTCGCTTGACGGAAAAGATAACCTCCTCGTTTACGGCTTCGGCCTCGGGTACCATCTTGAATCGGTCGTCTCAACCCGCCCGGAACTGAAGAGGATAGTCGCAATCGAAGCGAGCAGGGATATCCTCTCCGCGGCGCTGAACCATAGAGATCTATCAACGCTCCTTTCCGACAGCCGGTTCGAACTGGTAACCGCGGAGAGCGAACAGGAACTTACGAAAAGCATCATTGAGGCGATAAAAGATGGCGGAGAGAACTGGGAGGTCGCAATCCATCTCCCCTCTTTTCGCTGCATACCGGAAGGCTTCGACAGGGTAAAAGATATATTCGATTCCCTCCTCGGCGAAAAAAGATTCAAGGCGCGCTTCTCCGGCGTGGAGAGGGAGAACATAAAGGCAAACCTCGAAGCGATAGCATCCTCCCCCGGCGCATCGTCCATCTTCGGCGCGCTAAAAGGATACCCGGCCATCCTCGTGGGGGCGGGGCCTTCTCTCGACAGGAACCTTTCGTTCCTCGACAAAGTGCAGAACAGCAGTTTCATCCTCGCCGTCGACACCGCCGCCGAAGCGCTGCGCGAAAACGGCATCGGTTACGACGCGGTCATCTCGGTCGACCCCCAGGTGATATCATTCTCCCACTTCGCCGGGGCGAGAGGGGGAGCGCCTCTCTTTTTTTCCCCGACAACGCATCCCCAGGTGGTCGAGAGATTCAAAAACTCCCGGATGCTCCTCCTGAAAAAGGGGCACACGATATTCCAGCCTGCGGAAACGCTCCTTGAAGAGAGGGGCGTTGTCGACGCGGGCGGCTCCGTCTCCTGTTTCGCCCTCGACCTTCTAGCGAAAAGCGGAGCGGATCCGATAGGTTTCGTCGGGCAGGATTTCGGGTTCCCCAAAGGCGCGCCATACAACAGGTCCACCTTCTCCGATATGGATTCAACCAACCCCGGCTCCATGATGGACGGAAGCTGTTACGACAGCATCACGCTTCAGCATGACAGGCTTGAGACCGAGTTCTACTCCGGCGAAAAGGGATTCACGCATCCGCACCTGAACGGATACAGAAAAACTTTCGAAGAGATAATCGCCCGATACCCGGAGAGGAGCTTTATAAGCATAAACTCCTCCGGTGCGGTGATAGCCGGTTGCCGTAACATCGTATCGTGGGGGGAGACGGTAAAACTTTTCAAGGGAGCTGGAAAGCCGAAACCTCCGCTCAACGTCCCGCCCGAAAAAGAGAACCGGGCACTGATGAAGAAACTGGAACAACTCCTGTTCGCTTAG
- a CDS encoding argininosuccinate synthase, giving the protein MAEKIVLAYSGGLDTSVILKWLQVERGYDVVAFAADIGQKEELGGIPEKAKNTGAIKCLISDLREEFARDFIFPMLRAGAIYEDRYLLGTSIARPLIAKEQVKIAREEGAVALSHGATGKGNDQVRFELTFAALAPEMKVVAPWREWDLTSRTELIAFAEKYNIPIPVTAAKPYSSDRNLLHISFEGGILEDPWNEPSEDMFILSVSPEKAPDKPKIIEVGYENGNPVTVDGKKLSPYQLIDTLNAIGGENGIGRADVVENRFTGMKSRGVYETPGGTILHEARTALESITTDAEVAAIRRDIMNRYAKLVYNGFWFAPERELLQKVVDEAASAITGVVRLKLYKGNVKVLGRKAEKSLYSEKTATFEAGGDYDQADATGFIKLNALRLKIRKLLK; this is encoded by the coding sequence ATGGCTGAAAAAATAGTGCTCGCCTACTCCGGCGGTCTCGATACCTCCGTAATTCTGAAATGGCTCCAGGTTGAAAGGGGATACGACGTTGTGGCGTTCGCCGCGGATATCGGACAGAAAGAGGAGCTTGGCGGAATACCTGAAAAAGCGAAAAACACCGGGGCGATAAAATGCCTTATCAGCGACCTCCGGGAAGAGTTCGCCCGCGATTTCATCTTCCCGATGCTCCGCGCGGGAGCGATATACGAAGACCGATACCTCCTCGGGACATCGATAGCCCGCCCGCTGATAGCCAAGGAACAGGTGAAAATAGCAAGAGAAGAAGGGGCCGTAGCGCTCTCGCACGGCGCTACCGGCAAGGGGAACGATCAGGTACGTTTCGAGCTTACATTCGCCGCGCTTGCGCCGGAGATGAAAGTCGTCGCCCCATGGCGGGAGTGGGATCTTACATCAAGAACGGAACTTATCGCATTCGCCGAAAAGTACAACATCCCCATCCCTGTCACCGCCGCGAAACCGTATTCCAGCGACAGGAACCTCCTGCACATCTCCTTCGAAGGGGGCATACTGGAAGATCCGTGGAACGAGCCGAGCGAGGATATGTTCATCCTTTCCGTCTCGCCGGAAAAAGCTCCGGATAAACCTAAGATCATCGAGGTCGGTTATGAAAACGGAAATCCTGTAACTGTTGACGGGAAAAAACTCTCCCCATACCAGCTTATCGATACCCTTAACGCTATTGGAGGAGAGAACGGAATAGGACGCGCCGACGTGGTCGAGAACCGCTTCACAGGAATGAAGTCGCGAGGCGTATATGAGACACCTGGAGGAACCATCCTGCACGAAGCAAGAACCGCGCTTGAATCGATAACCACCGACGCGGAAGTCGCCGCCATAAGGCGGGATATAATGAACAGATACGCGAAGCTTGTTTATAACGGATTCTGGTTCGCTCCCGAAAGGGAACTCCTTCAGAAGGTAGTGGACGAGGCCGCATCCGCGATCACCGGCGTTGTCCGCCTGAAACTCTATAAAGGGAACGTGAAGGTGCTGGGACGGAAAGCGGAGAAATCGCTGTACAGCGAAAAGACTGCCACATTTGAAGCCGGCGGAGACTACGACCAGGCCGATGCTACCGGTTTTATAAAATTGAACGCTCTCCGCCTTAAGATAAGGAAACTGCTGAAATAA